A window of Pirellula sp. SH-Sr6A contains these coding sequences:
- a CDS encoding TatD family hydrolase — MDYIDPHIHMVSRTTDDYETLARMGCVAMSEPAFWAGFDRGSVESFRDYFRQLTEFEPRRAAQYGIRHFTWLCINAKEAENVSLSREIIAMIPEFLDKPNVLGIGEIGLNKNTRNESIIFLEHLELAIRYNQQILIHTPHLEDKYQGTRMILDMLMGDSRIDRSRVLVDHVEEHTIEAVLENGFWAGMTLYPVSKCTPQRAADMIEKYGPERLMANSAGDWGPSKPTAIPDLIMELKKRGHSRELIRRVVYENPVTFFSQSKPGLFQDV, encoded by the coding sequence ATGGACTACATCGATCCCCACATCCACATGGTTTCGCGCACAACGGACGATTACGAGACGTTGGCGAGAATGGGGTGTGTTGCGATGAGCGAACCGGCGTTTTGGGCAGGGTTTGACCGCGGAAGCGTTGAAAGTTTTCGCGATTACTTCCGGCAATTGACGGAGTTCGAACCTCGAAGGGCCGCTCAATATGGGATCCGGCATTTCACTTGGCTTTGCATCAATGCCAAGGAGGCGGAGAACGTTTCGCTCTCTCGAGAAATCATCGCGATGATCCCTGAGTTTTTGGACAAACCCAATGTCCTCGGCATCGGGGAAATCGGTCTCAACAAAAACACGCGAAATGAATCGATCATCTTTCTGGAACATTTGGAACTGGCAATTCGGTACAACCAGCAAATCCTCATCCACACCCCTCACTTGGAAGACAAGTACCAAGGGACTCGAATGATCCTCGATATGCTCATGGGAGATTCTCGAATCGATCGCTCGCGCGTTTTGGTCGACCATGTCGAGGAGCACACCATCGAAGCGGTCCTGGAAAATGGCTTCTGGGCCGGTATGACTTTGTACCCAGTCAGCAAATGCACTCCGCAGCGGGCGGCTGACATGATTGAGAAGTACGGGCCAGAACGTTTGATGGCCAACTCCGCCGGCGATTGGGGGCCGAGCAAACCGACCGCCATTCCGGATCTCATCATGGAGCTTAAGAAGCGAGGCCATTCCCGCGAATTGATTCGCAGGGTGGTATATGAGAACCCGGTAACCTTCTTCTCGCAGAGCAAGCCAGGTTTGTTCCAAGACGTCTGA
- a CDS encoding molybdenum cofactor biosynthesis protein B has protein sequence MSESTNQHRRTAGEQVTVAILTVSDTRSLETDGGGQLIEDLCHARGFPVCNRRIVKDERDAIRQAVLELLAERDCEAVLITGGTGLAARDCTVDAVEGIYDSAIPGYGELFRMLSYQEIGSASMLSRASGGRIGTKIVLTMPGSTAGVRLAMEKLILPELPHLVMHAGK, from the coding sequence ATGTCGGAATCGACGAATCAGCATCGACGCACGGCGGGTGAACAGGTCACCGTTGCGATTCTTACCGTAAGCGACACGCGGTCGTTAGAAACCGACGGGGGCGGGCAACTGATCGAAGACCTTTGCCACGCTCGCGGCTTTCCCGTTTGCAATCGACGCATCGTGAAGGATGAGCGAGATGCCATTCGGCAGGCGGTATTGGAATTGCTGGCCGAAAGGGATTGCGAAGCGGTCTTGATTACGGGCGGAACAGGTCTCGCAGCCCGAGACTGCACTGTCGATGCGGTCGAAGGGATCTATGACTCCGCCATCCCAGGATACGGGGAGCTCTTTCGAATGCTTTCCTATCAAGAGATCGGATCGGCATCCATGCTGAGTCGCGCAAGCGGCGGGCGGATCGGTACCAAGATCGTATTGACGATGCCTGGATCAACGGCCGGCGTCCGGCTGGCCATGGAGAAACTCATCCTCCCTGAACTCCCTCACTTGGTCATGCACGCCGGTAAATAA